One Spiroplasma sp. NBRC 100390 DNA window includes the following coding sequences:
- a CDS encoding ABC transporter permease has translation MQKQIKSYGWLLRQKTKIFFRSNEFKTKMNYFKASICAIIAGAILSFIIIGINASNPLLFFSYVFRLAFHPLLKDQTLTYWAIYIVAGLAVAVGFKAGLFNIGVPGQMLLAGSMTIVLGLKNPAISQGAGVVGALLISILVGAALAAIAGALKAYFNIHEVVSTIMLNWIVWYVMKWMFMNPAHGMWNSNHNSTIDIVTAAPNFNLILNGQTWIIPFIIAILLLVTIIFIMNYTVLGFRIKAVGKSKNASLYAGTNVRAYMIVSMALSGGLAGVLGMLYYMTQSTVLQFTTDALPVVGFDAIAVALVAFTNGVAILPIALLWGIIKTAALQATQLPDFQMSKQMGQLIFGIIIYMTAISALFIYFKPIFWIRRWWNIRHHVDWKQEYDEYKQQIRTYEKEIKALNKTYRAQIHKLKQQGDKELIKNYRNEINDQLTLYVGKITTLKTEMRFFKNSKYKEAAKIGQRGIKTKYDLAVFIALGSAMDHFVQVKNEYLVKKQEATFLKRNYAQAVKKCKGQTRQELSQLYSLPKKDLYAKLAQLQTQYGDLVLRQEEVIKKLRESYYPVFDEIQQKYLTDFKTLQSKEKVVIKQLNQEIKKLKQQQRQEMHQFKITNRQVRKEIKQELKTIDVKLRNDPGVQKEVMVLKQNLTTQLATMKQQFNAENKVAQEKHRLNLPQWRNELNQKLNTIITAVGEDNKILKTEYLRQKTAYHKLMQEGGKN, from the coding sequence ATGCAAAAACAAATTAAAAGTTATGGTTGATTGTTAAGACAAAAAACTAAAATTTTCTTTCGTTCAAATGAATTCAAAACAAAAATGAATTATTTTAAGGCATCTATTTGTGCCATTATTGCTGGAGCTATTCTTAGTTTTATTATTATTGGTATAAATGCTTCAAATCCATTGCTATTTTTTAGTTATGTTTTTCGTTTAGCTTTTCATCCTTTATTAAAAGATCAAACGTTAACATATTGAGCAATTTATATTGTTGCAGGATTAGCTGTTGCGGTAGGGTTTAAAGCGGGATTATTTAATATTGGAGTTCCTGGACAAATGCTACTTGCTGGTAGTATGACGATTGTTTTAGGACTAAAAAACCCAGCTATTAGTCAAGGGGCTGGTGTTGTTGGAGCGTTACTTATTTCAATTTTAGTTGGAGCAGCTTTAGCAGCGATTGCTGGAGCATTAAAAGCGTATTTTAATATTCATGAAGTAGTTTCAACAATTATGTTAAACTGAATTGTTTGATATGTAATGAAATGAATGTTTATGAATCCAGCTCATGGAATGTGAAATTCAAATCATAACTCAACAATTGACATTGTTACAGCAGCACCTAATTTTAATTTAATATTAAATGGTCAAACATGGATCATTCCGTTTATTATTGCAATATTATTGTTAGTAACAATTATTTTTATTATGAATTACACAGTATTAGGATTCCGCATTAAAGCGGTTGGAAAATCAAAAAATGCATCATTATATGCTGGAACAAATGTTCGTGCCTATATGATTGTTTCAATGGCCTTATCAGGTGGTCTGGCTGGGGTCTTGGGAATGTTATATTATATGACCCAATCAACAGTTTTACAGTTTACAACGGATGCTTTACCAGTGGTCGGGTTTGATGCGATTGCTGTTGCGTTAGTTGCTTTTACCAATGGAGTTGCAATTTTACCAATTGCCTTATTATGAGGAATTATTAAGACAGCAGCTTTACAAGCAACACAATTACCAGATTTTCAAATGTCAAAACAAATGGGACAGTTAATCTTTGGAATTATTATTTATATGACTGCGATTTCGGCATTGTTTATTTACTTTAAACCAATCTTTTGAATTCGTCGTTGGTGAAATATTCGGCATCATGTTGATTGAAAACAGGAATATGATGAATATAAACAACAAATTAGAACATATGAAAAAGAGATTAAAGCGCTTAATAAAACCTATCGGGCTCAAATTCATAAATTAAAACAACAAGGGGATAAGGAACTAATTAAAAATTATCGAAATGAAATTAATGATCAGTTAACATTATATGTTGGGAAGATTACAACTTTAAAAACAGAAATGCGTTTTTTTAAAAATTCAAAATATAAAGAAGCGGCAAAAATTGGTCAACGAGGAATTAAAACAAAATATGATTTAGCTGTTTTTATTGCTCTTGGTTCAGCAATGGATCATTTTGTGCAAGTAAAAAACGAGTATTTAGTAAAAAAACAAGAAGCCACTTTTTTAAAACGAAATTATGCTCAAGCAGTTAAAAAATGCAAAGGACAAACAAGACAGGAACTTTCACAGCTTTATAGTTTGCCTAAAAAAGATTTATATGCTAAATTAGCGCAATTACAAACACAATATGGTGATTTAGTCTTAAGACAAGAAGAAGTTATTAAAAAATTACGAGAAAGTTATTATCCTGTCTTTGATGAAATTCAACAAAAATATTTAACTGATTTTAAAACATTGCAAAGTAAAGAAAAGGTTGTTATTAAACAATTAAATCAAGAAATCAAAAAACTAAAACAACAACAGCGGCAAGAAATGCATCAGTTTAAAATAACAAATCGTCAGGTGCGAAAAGAAATTAAGCAGGAATTAAAAACAATTGATGTTAAATTAAGAAATGATCCTGGTGTTCAAAAAGAAGTGATGGTGTTAAAACAAAACTTAACAACACAATTAGCAACAATGAAACAACAATTTAATGCTGAAAATAAAGTTGCTCAAGAAAAACATCGTCTAAATTTACCACAATGAAGAAATGAATTAAATCAAAAGTTAAATACAATTATTACGGCTGTTGGTGAAGATAATAAAATTTTAAAAACAGAGTATCTTCGTCAAAAGACGGCATATCATAAATTAATGCAAGAAGGAGGAAAAAACTAA
- the rpoB gene encoding DNA-directed RNA polymerase subunit beta, which produces MALKEKEFGHYAKRIDYTKVSGNLDLPNLIEIQTETYDWFKKIGISEVFSEVFPIVGHEGNIVLEMLNWEFREPRRTISQAKDESKIFEAPIYSNLKLTINSKDLEVEKLIVKGEPELIKSWIEERVGHMITILKKSTDVIYYDIHSGDETATCTVTIKERLEDKLLVDITIEKEGEVFFGDFPLMTGKGTFIVNGSEKVVVSQLVRSPGAYYKIDLNRKNGENVYYVDLIPSRGTWLEFESDHKKIKVGKEERFDNVFYVKIDKSRKVSVANFLTALGIIKEDALDIFGDNKLVKSTYELDPYTGDIAYDQSVAVQEIYKKIRSGETATPDGATKYLYGLLFDKRKYDLTKAGRFKLVQKLSVENRIYNKVLAEDIKDVNGKVVFKEGTLMDKEAINKLKGILKAGACLEEVKFSDEIFCSNKIQKIKVYVDNEVRTRVANIIGIDPNATDEYVTVPDILATFSYLLNLTDGVGEVDDIDHLGNRRVRTIGELLQNQFRIGLLRIEKNVKEKMSTSNLFKMKPSNIINNKPLSAIIGEFFNLSQLSQFMDQTNPLAELTNKRRLTALGPGGLSRERAGLEVRDVHYSHYGRICPIETPEGPNIGLINNLATYAKINAFGFIETPYRRVIDCKVTAENDYLTADQEKNYVVAQANIRLSDKGEILDEQVVARFQGENIIATRNDVDYVDVSPKQIVSIATSCIPFLENDDANRALMGANMQRQAIPLISPNSPYVGTGVEYAAARDSGLAIVSQYDGSVDYVDATRIVLKTKEGLKNYNLDTFVRSNQGTSLTHVPLVKHGQKVEKGQVLADGPSIDKGELALGQNVVVAFTTWNGYNYEDAIIVSERLVSEDVFTSIHIEEYTIERRQTKQGSEEITREIPNISENARKFLDDDGLVIIGTEVKPGDILVGKVTPKGQTQLSPEDKLLQAIFGEKSKNVKDNSLRVPNGGEGIIQAIKRFPREKYELSADVLEVIKIYIVQKRKIQEGDKMAGRHGNKGVISKILPLEDMPHMEDGTPIDIMLNPLGVPSRMNIGQVLEIHLGMAAKKLGQKVSTPVFDGMTNEELIEIMEKANMKNFGKEVLIDGRSGEKFDNPVSVGVMYMLKLSHMVDDKLHARNVGPYSLITQQPLGGKAQNGGQRFGEMEVWALEAYGAAHTLREILTIKSDDIKGRTRAYESIVKDKKIPEPGIPESFNVLTREIQGLGFNIHMIDEEGNIKNIKSYDESDYVDEDLLTDSDEFEDEFDIDNFILNTNREPQQDDILDGFAKIEDEFDLQDNLEEDSYGNGDIESEVDYVDDQEELN; this is translated from the coding sequence ATGGCATTAAAAGAAAAAGAATTTGGGCATTACGCTAAAAGAATTGATTATACGAAAGTAAGTGGGAATTTAGATTTACCAAACTTAATTGAAATTCAAACCGAAACATATGATTGATTTAAGAAAATCGGTATCAGCGAAGTGTTCAGTGAGGTATTTCCAATTGTGGGACATGAGGGAAATATTGTTTTAGAGATGTTAAATTGAGAATTTAGAGAGCCACGACGAACTATTTCTCAAGCAAAAGATGAATCAAAAATTTTTGAAGCACCAATTTATTCCAATTTAAAATTAACAATTAATTCAAAAGATTTAGAAGTAGAAAAATTAATTGTTAAAGGGGAACCAGAATTAATTAAATCATGAATTGAAGAACGTGTTGGGCACATGATCACAATTTTAAAAAAATCAACAGATGTTATTTATTATGATATTCACTCTGGCGATGAAACAGCAACATGTACGGTAACAATTAAGGAAAGACTAGAAGATAAGTTATTAGTGGATATTACAATTGAAAAAGAAGGAGAGGTCTTTTTTGGCGACTTTCCATTAATGACTGGAAAAGGAACTTTTATTGTTAATGGTTCAGAAAAAGTTGTTGTTTCACAATTAGTTCGTTCACCAGGAGCATATTATAAAATTGATTTAAACCGTAAAAATGGAGAAAACGTTTATTATGTTGATTTAATTCCATCGCGAGGAACATGGTTAGAGTTTGAATCAGATCATAAAAAAATTAAAGTTGGGAAAGAAGAACGCTTTGATAATGTTTTTTATGTAAAAATTGATAAATCACGAAAAGTTTCGGTTGCTAATTTCTTAACAGCATTAGGAATTATTAAAGAAGATGCGTTAGATATCTTTGGGGATAATAAACTAGTAAAAAGTACTTATGAATTAGACCCATATACTGGTGATATTGCATATGATCAAAGTGTTGCTGTTCAAGAAATTTATAAAAAAATTCGTTCGGGAGAGACAGCAACCCCTGATGGAGCAACAAAATATTTATATGGATTATTATTTGATAAACGTAAATATGATTTAACAAAAGCGGGACGCTTTAAATTAGTTCAAAAATTATCAGTTGAAAACCGAATTTATAATAAAGTTTTAGCTGAAGATATTAAAGATGTTAATGGTAAAGTTGTTTTTAAAGAAGGAACTTTAATGGATAAAGAGGCCATTAATAAATTAAAAGGAATTTTAAAAGCAGGAGCTTGTTTAGAAGAAGTGAAATTTAGTGATGAAATTTTTTGTTCAAATAAAATCCAAAAAATTAAAGTTTATGTTGATAATGAGGTTCGCACTCGCGTAGCGAATATTATTGGAATCGATCCAAATGCAACAGATGAATATGTTACTGTACCAGACATTTTGGCAACATTTTCATACTTATTAAATTTAACAGATGGAGTTGGTGAAGTTGATGATATTGATCATTTAGGAAACCGTCGTGTTCGAACAATCGGGGAATTGTTACAAAATCAATTTCGTATTGGTTTATTAAGAATTGAAAAAAATGTTAAAGAAAAAATGTCAACATCAAACTTATTTAAAATGAAACCATCAAATATTATTAATAATAAACCGTTGTCTGCTATTATTGGAGAATTTTTCAATTTGTCACAGTTATCACAATTTATGGATCAGACAAATCCATTAGCAGAGTTGACAAATAAACGTCGTTTAACAGCTTTAGGACCAGGGGGGTTATCAAGAGAACGTGCTGGATTAGAAGTGCGGGATGTCCATTATTCACATTATGGTCGAATTTGTCCAATTGAAACACCAGAAGGACCGAATATTGGGTTAATTAATAATTTAGCAACATATGCTAAGATTAATGCCTTTGGGTTTATTGAAACACCATACCGTCGTGTGATTGATTGTAAGGTTACTGCTGAAAATGATTATTTAACAGCAGATCAAGAAAAAAATTATGTTGTTGCGCAAGCAAATATTCGTTTAAGCGATAAAGGAGAAATTCTAGACGAGCAAGTAGTTGCACGGTTCCAGGGAGAAAATATTATTGCAACACGTAATGATGTTGACTATGTTGATGTTTCGCCAAAGCAAATTGTTTCAATTGCGACAAGTTGTATTCCTTTTTTAGAAAATGATGATGCTAACCGTGCGTTAATGGGAGCCAATATGCAACGTCAAGCAATTCCTTTAATTTCGCCAAATTCACCATATGTTGGAACAGGGGTTGAATATGCGGCGGCACGTGATTCAGGATTAGCAATTGTGTCACAATATGATGGTAGTGTTGATTATGTTGATGCAACAAGAATTGTTTTAAAAACAAAAGAAGGTCTAAAGAACTATAATTTAGATACTTTTGTGCGTAGTAATCAAGGAACTTCATTAACACATGTTCCATTAGTAAAACATGGGCAAAAAGTTGAAAAAGGCCAAGTTTTAGCTGATGGACCATCAATTGATAAGGGTGAGTTAGCGTTAGGGCAAAATGTTGTTGTTGCCTTTACGACTTGAAATGGTTATAACTATGAGGATGCTATCATTGTTTCTGAACGTTTAGTATCAGAAGATGTTTTTACATCGATTCATATTGAAGAATATACAATTGAACGTCGTCAAACAAAACAAGGGTCAGAAGAAATTACCCGTGAAATTCCAAATATTTCAGAAAATGCTCGTAAATTCTTAGATGATGATGGTTTAGTTATTATTGGAACAGAAGTTAAACCAGGTGACATTTTAGTTGGAAAAGTAACCCCAAAAGGTCAAACACAATTATCACCAGAAGATAAATTGTTACAAGCAATTTTTGGTGAAAAATCAAAAAATGTTAAAGATAATTCATTACGAGTACCAAATGGTGGGGAAGGAATTATTCAAGCAATTAAACGCTTTCCGCGTGAAAAATATGAACTATCTGCTGATGTTTTAGAAGTAATTAAAATTTATATTGTTCAAAAACGAAAAATCCAAGAGGGAGACAAAATGGCCGGACGTCATGGGAACAAAGGGGTTATTTCGAAAATTTTACCATTAGAAGATATGCCACATATGGAAGACGGAACACCAATTGATATTATGTTAAATCCATTAGGAGTACCATCACGGATGAATATTGGTCAGGTGTTAGAAATTCACTTAGGAATGGCTGCCAAAAAATTAGGACAAAAAGTTTCTACTCCTGTTTTTGATGGAATGACAAATGAAGAATTAATTGAAATTATGGAAAAAGCTAATATGAAAAACTTTGGGAAAGAAGTTTTAATTGATGGTCGTAGTGGTGAAAAATTTGATAATCCAGTTTCGGTTGGAGTAATGTATATGTTGAAATTATCACATATGGTTGATGATAAATTACATGCCCGAAATGTTGGACCATACTCATTAATTACCCAACAACCATTAGGAGGAAAAGCCCAAAATGGGGGACAACGTTTTGGAGAAATGGAAGTATGAGCGTTAGAAGCTTATGGAGCGGCACATACATTACGAGAAATTTTAACAATTAAATCAGATGATATTAAAGGAAGAACTCGTGCTTATGAATCAATTGTAAAAGATAAAAAAATTCCTGAACCAGGTATTCCAGAATCATTTAATGTTCTAACTCGTGAAATTCAAGGGTTAGGATTTAATATTCATATGATTGATGAAGAAGGAAACATTAAAAATATTAAAAGTTATGATGAATCAGATTATGTTGATGAAGACTTATTAACAGATAGTGATGAATTTGAAGATGAATTTGATATTGACAATTTTATTTTAAATACAAATCGTGAACCACAACAAGATGACATTTTAGATGGCTTTGCTAAAATCGAAGATGAGTTTGATTTGCAAGATAATTTAGAAGAAGATTCTTATGGTAACGGTGATATTGAAAGTGAAGTTGATTATGTTGATGATCAAGAAGAATTAAATTAA
- a CDS encoding ABC transporter ATP-binding protein: protein MANNNEYAIEMKSITKVFGDLIANDDITLKVKKGEIHALIGENGAGKSTLMSILFGLYEPTKGEILVNGKPEYISDPIKANKLGIGMVHQHFKLIDIFTVLDNITLGHEKVVGKVFLDRQKETRDIAQIAIKYNLQVDFRSKIANISVGMQQRVEILKILYRGADILVFDEPTAVLTPQEIEGLLKIMLDLKKDGKTIIFISHKLDEVKKIADRATVIRRGKVIETFDVKDKNEKEIAEAMVGRNLVAIKNAGKAPRKETLLKIENLSVKKKGLTRLMALDDFNLTVQAGEIVAIAGVEGNGQTELVNALAGLEKVTSGKIIFNDINVTKKSIYEHYQNGMSHIPEDRHKYGLILDFNVIDNVVLQNINQKPFSNYGLLDKAAIQLYAQQIVTKYDVRGANSGFAMTRGLSGGNQQKLIIGRELSRQHNILVVVQPTRGLDVGAIEYIHNKILEEKAQGKAVLLVSYELEEIISLADRIVVLHNGRVTGEVFGNKVKREEIGLMMAGTYQQKGSQIDAKTN, encoded by the coding sequence ATGGCAAATAATAATGAATATGCAATTGAAATGAAGTCAATTACAAAAGTTTTTGGTGATTTAATTGCAAATGATGATATTACCCTGAAAGTTAAAAAAGGTGAAATTCATGCTTTAATTGGTGAAAATGGTGCTGGGAAATCAACCTTAATGAGTATTTTATTTGGGTTATATGAACCAACTAAAGGTGAAATCCTTGTTAATGGTAAACCCGAATATATTAGTGATCCAATTAAAGCAAACAAATTAGGAATTGGAATGGTTCACCAACATTTTAAATTAATTGATATTTTTACTGTTTTAGACAATATTACATTAGGGCATGAAAAAGTAGTTGGTAAAGTGTTTCTTGATCGACAAAAAGAAACACGAGATATTGCACAAATTGCGATTAAATATAATTTACAAGTTGATTTTCGTTCGAAAATTGCCAATATTTCAGTTGGAATGCAACAACGAGTAGAAATTTTAAAAATCTTATATCGTGGTGCTGATATTTTAGTGTTTGATGAACCAACAGCAGTTTTAACACCGCAAGAAATTGAGGGGTTATTAAAAATTATGTTAGATTTAAAAAAGGATGGAAAAACAATTATTTTTATTTCGCATAAATTAGATGAAGTTAAAAAAATTGCTGATCGGGCAACTGTTATTCGGCGTGGAAAAGTTATTGAAACATTTGATGTTAAAGATAAAAATGAAAAAGAAATTGCAGAAGCAATGGTGGGGCGAAATTTGGTTGCCATTAAAAATGCTGGAAAAGCACCACGAAAGGAAACCTTATTAAAAATTGAAAATTTGTCAGTAAAGAAAAAAGGTTTAACCCGTCTAATGGCTTTGGATGATTTTAATTTGACAGTCCAAGCTGGTGAAATTGTTGCTATTGCTGGTGTTGAAGGAAATGGTCAAACTGAGTTAGTTAATGCTTTAGCAGGATTAGAAAAAGTAACATCAGGAAAAATAATTTTTAATGATATTAATGTTACAAAAAAAAGTATTTATGAACATTATCAAAATGGAATGTCACATATTCCTGAAGATCGTCATAAATATGGTTTGATTTTGGATTTTAATGTAATTGATAATGTTGTGTTACAAAATATTAATCAAAAACCATTTTCGAATTATGGGTTATTAGATAAAGCTGCAATTCAGTTATATGCCCAACAAATTGTTACAAAATATGATGTCCGAGGGGCGAATTCAGGTTTTGCTATGACAAGAGGGTTATCAGGTGGTAATCAGCAAAAATTAATTATTGGTCGTGAATTATCACGCCAACATAATATTTTAGTTGTTGTTCAACCAACGCGGGGATTAGATGTTGGGGCGATTGAATATATTCATAATAAAATTTTAGAAGAAAAGGCACAAGGTAAAGCAGTTCTCCTTGTTTCTTATGAATTAGAAGAAATTATCAGTTTAGCTGATCGGATTGTTGTTTTACATAATGGTCGGGTGACAGGAGAAGTTTTTGGAAACAAGGTTAAACGTGAAGAAATTGGGCTAATGATGGCTGGCACATATCAACAGAAAGGAAGTCAAATTGATGCAAAAACAAATTAA
- a CDS encoding ABC transporter permease — protein MEAVSQLFANGSVLFAVLLIAAMAGLYSERAGVVNIAIDGMMIIGALVYALLGKFLSQYGNGMQIIALLIATIAGGAFALLHGFASITLKAQQVISGTALNLLATGLGLFFVSIPALAAGNMIQTGFSTIGIDRAQIINIFLIIAIILAIFTFVFFKFTKTGIRYAGCGENPNAIDAAGINVIKTRYKAVIISGCLAGLAGAMFTHYVSGQFRGDVQGQGYIALAIMIFGQWRIQYITLGAVLFSFLIALAGTLWRFTGWNIADPSNQLLKILPFVLALVTMVAFSKYSKIPKASGIPFDKSLR, from the coding sequence ATGGAAGCAGTTTCACAATTATTTGCCAATGGTTCAGTCCTTTTTGCTGTACTATTAATTGCTGCAATGGCTGGATTATATTCTGAACGAGCCGGTGTTGTGAATATTGCGATTGATGGAATGATGATTATTGGGGCTTTAGTTTATGCTCTATTAGGAAAATTTCTTTCGCAATATGGCAATGGTATGCAAATTATTGCTTTACTAATTGCAACGATCGCTGGCGGAGCATTTGCCTTATTACATGGTTTTGCTTCAATTACTTTAAAAGCACAACAAGTAATTTCGGGGACAGCCTTAAACTTATTAGCAACTGGATTAGGATTATTCTTTGTCAGTATTCCAGCTTTAGCTGCCGGAAATATGATTCAAACTGGTTTTAGTACAATTGGGATTGATCGAGCGCAAATTATTAATATTTTCTTAATTATTGCAATTATTCTAGCCATTTTTACCTTTGTCTTCTTTAAATTTACTAAAACAGGAATTCGTTATGCTGGGTGTGGAGAAAACCCAAATGCAATTGATGCTGCTGGAATCAATGTGATTAAAACAAGATATAAAGCAGTTATTATTTCAGGATGTTTAGCTGGTTTGGCAGGAGCAATGTTTACCCATTATGTTTCAGGTCAATTTCGTGGCGATGTGCAAGGACAAGGTTATATTGCCTTAGCAATTATGATTTTCGGTCAGTGAAGAATTCAATACATCACTTTGGGGGCCGTTTTATTTAGTTTCCTAATTGCGTTAGCAGGAACATTATGACGATTTACTGGTTGAAATATTGCTGACCCATCAAACCAATTGCTAAAAATCTTACCATTTGTTTTAGCATTAGTAACAATGGTCGCGTTCTCCAAATACTCTAAAATTCCAAAAGCATCAGGAATTCCTTTTGACAAGTCCCTTCGTTAA